TTTTAGCACATGTACGACCGAGGCTCGGTTACCTAGAGAAAGCAAGAACTCGAGTAGACAGTCGGGTGCTGTTAGCACATTTGTAATCGtggcttcctctctctctctctctctctctctcttcgagaCACGCACGTACTACGTACGCACAGAAAAATCTAGAGGCTGCTAGCCTGTCGGTTGGGGCTCTCAGCCTATTGCAAGGAACTGCAAATCTCTCCCTTATAGCAGCGTCAAGAGGATCACGGACGACGAGATAGAGTGAGGCGAACTTCCGACAACCGTGCAATCCGAAGATCTCACTGCGGCTTGCCGGAACTACCATTCCCTGCCCCCACCGAGTGCAACAGACCGTCCAACACAGCTAACtactacctttttttttttgattcaTTATATTCTCTTTAGTTgtcatatcattttaataagaGTTTATTACTGTCGTTACTTACttactaaaatacattaaatgtgAAAGACACGTGATTCTCTCCCATCGCTTTGTTTGCCTTCCGCACTCTTTGTACAGTCCTGTTACCATAACCTTTCTTCCCCCCTCTGTTTCTTTCGCCCCCTCTTTCCCTATCCCTTTTCTCGAATAGTTTTCCGAGCAAAAATACCGTTCAGCGTATAATCAAAAcattttggtccttcgagccggatataTTATTTCAGATTTATTATTTCGGACATAGTAGCTTGGAGATTATTTCGGATATATTAATTCGGCGGTGAACGAAGGAGAGAATCATGAGGTTATCTCACGTCTAGCATCATGTTGAGCAGCAGCTCGTGCTTATGAAAACCATAAGGCAATCCTATGAAAATCTTGTGAAGAATGGCATGGAAAGTGTAACTTCTCAAAGAATCAACGTACGCCTCTCGGCGCTCAAGGATAATTGGGACAAGTTCTGTGTAAAACATGATGCCATTACATTGGCTGTTAAACAGTTGAATGACAACGATAGGGAGAGTATAATGAAGCATTcctattttaaagataatttattttccgtCGTAAACGAAAGTTATTTAGAGTCTGTAGAACGGTTCAATTCTGCTTTGGATTCACAATCGGAATATGGAAGCATTCCGGGAACGTCCTCTTCAAGGCACGTTTCGGAATCAACTTCCGAGACCGTCGCGTTTATTAATCGATCGCAACTTCCCCGCTATGACATTCCCAAGTTTAATGGAAATCACGCGGACTGGCTCTATTTCAAAGATCTCTTTACTAGTTTAGTCATAAACAATTCCTCACTAACTAACATCGAAAGATTACAATACTTGAAGACTAGTTTAACAGGATCGGCATATAATCTATTGAAAAACACTATGCTTACGGGCGGTAATTTCTCTAACGATTGGAAAGCTCTCGTGTCGTTTTACGAAGACAAAAGGATGTTAGTCAATTCCGCGATAACGTCATTATTCAGTCTAAAGCCGATGACGAAGTCGACAGCGGGAGAAATGGAGAAATTGTTTACTGGCGTTATGGAGACATATCGAACCTTAGACACGTTGGGAAGACCAATTCATCATTGGGatgatattctaatttttatggtCATACAGCGACTCGACTCTGATACCGTAAACATGTGGGATCTACATCGGGGTCCCTCTAACGAACTTCCGACATGGAAACAGTTTGAAGAGTTCTTCCGAAATCGACTTATGAATCTGAAGGGTCATGAAACGCGAAAGGGAAAGTTCGTTTCTCAGTTAAATCCAAGTAGTGTCAAATCTCATTACCAAGGCAAAAACAAGACCGTTAAATCGTGTTCGTTCTATTCCGAAAATCATTGGTCCGCCAGTTGCCCGCAATATGTCTCCAAAACTGTACAACAACGCGTAGTACTTGTCCAGAAACATAACCTATGCTTCAACTGTCTCGGCCCGCATCGGGCATCAGCATGTCGTATAACTACACGTTGTAGAAAGTGTGCTGGAAAGCATCACACCACGCTTCATCGTAGCAATTTGGAAAGCACAAAGTCTAATAGCAATTCGGCGAAATTGGCAACAGGAAAACCTAACGAACCGACTACAACTAAGCCTGACAACACGGTGACAACTACCGGCTCTCAGGTTTTACATTCTGCACTTGGAAATGAAGTCAAAACGCCATATGTTCTACTGGCAACCGCTCTGGTTACTATCACATCCGAACACGGAAATTCTTCACACGCACGAATTTTGATTGACCAAGGCTCGGAGGTGTCGTTAATTACGGAACGATTAGTACAGCGTCTACGGCTACCACGTACTCGTTCTCACATTCCACTGATTGGAATAGGAGGTGTCGCGTCTAACCGAACTAAAGGCACGACCTCCTTTAGCATAAAACCTCATTTTAAGTCTTCCTTCCAGTGTTCAATAGCCGCGCATATTTTACCAAAGCTCACGTCGACAATTCCATCGGTCTCCTTGAAGAATCACGGCTGGTCACATTTGGACGGGATCCAGTTGGCGGATCCGAATTATTTAGCACCCGGTTCAATTGATGTTATTCTAGGAGCCGACGTCTTCGGTCAAATCATTCAAAACGGTATACGAAAGGGATCGAATAACGCTCCAATGGCTCAGGCTACAAAACTTGGATGGATTATTTCCGGACCAAGGAGTTCTCAATCAACACCTGGCGGTTCTCAAAGTTTTCACGTATCACTCGAAAGTGATCTATTCGGCCTAATGCGTAGATTCTGGGAACTTGATGAAATCGCTCCTTTCAAGACTTCATCTCGGTCCACCGACGAACAGGCTTGTGAAGAACATTTTAAGTCTACTCATTCTCGAACGGAACATGGTCGCTATGTAGTG
This genomic window from Solenopsis invicta isolate M01_SB chromosome 13, UNIL_Sinv_3.0, whole genome shotgun sequence contains:
- the LOC105205345 gene encoding uncharacterized protein LOC105205345, whose protein sequence is MKTIRQSYENLVKNGMESVTSQRINVRLSALKDNWDKFCVKHDAITLAVKQLNDNDRESIMKHSYFKDNLFSVVNESYLESVERFNSALDSQSEYGSIPGTSSSRHVSESTSETVAFINRSQLPRYDIPKFNGNHADWLYFKDLFTSLVINNSSLTNIERLQYLKTSLTGSAYNLLKNTMLTGGNFSNDWKALVSFYEDKRMLVNSAITSLFSLKPMTKSTAGEMEKLFTGVMETYRTLDTLGRPIHHWDDILIFMVIQRLDSDTVNMWDLHRGPSNELPTWKQFEEFFRNRLMNLKGHETRKGKFVSQLNPSSVKSHYQGKNKTVKSCSFYSENHWSASCPQYVSKTVQQRVVLVQKHNLCFNCLGPHRASACRITTRCRKCAGKHHTTLHRSNLESTKSNSNSAKLATGKPNEPTTTKPDNTVTTTGSQVLHSALGNEVKTPYVLLATALVTITSEHGNSSHARILIDQGSEVSLITERLVQRLRLPRTRSHIPLIGIGGVASNRTKGTTSFSIKPHFKSSFQCSIAAHILPKLTSTIPSVSLKNHGWSHLDGIQLADPNYLAPGSIDVILGADVFGQIIQNGIRKGSNNAPMAQATKLGWIISGPRSSQSTPGGSQSFHVSLESDLFGLMRRFWELDEIAPFKTSSRSTDEQACEEHFKSTHSRTEHGRYVVRLPLKEPVNKLGDSKAKAVRLIKKLSCKLSSNSEFSRLYANFIDEYEKLNHMKIVPKDTTDPPITYYLPHHGVLREHSLTMRLRVVFNGSSPTTSGHSLNDLLHTGAKLQTDLFDVLIWFRLFRYVFSTDIEKMFRQVNVQEDDWDLQRILWIDNEGHLRTYHLTTVTYGLACAPFLALRTLQQLIEDEGTKFPLAVPSLSKGRYVDDIFGGADTLEQAQEIVRQLNQLCMAGGFKLQKWVSNDSSMLSSVSTDKQNNSKFIEHKENLVVYTLGLGWQPSTDTFIFKYTLPAEGVITKRSTLSTIAKLFDPLGFLSPITITGKLLIQE